A single Carnobacterium alterfunditum DSM 5972 DNA region contains:
- a CDS encoding ABC transporter permease — protein MNLAINNTSLFFATALVGIALLIVYKEKLGLGKDILISVFRAVIQLFAVGYLLGYVFELNNVIVTLALVLVIIFNASFNAGKRSKGISNAFKISFIAIFTATGLTLLVLILSGSVLFIPSQVIPITGMIASNSMIAIGIAYRNLNAKFTDQRQQVLEKLALGADLKQASVSIVRDSIRAGMSPTIDSAKTIGIVSLPGMMSGLMFAGVDPTRAIKYQIMVTFMLLSTTSIASVIASYMAYKEFYNDRKQLKN, from the coding sequence ATGAATCTAGCAATAAACAATACCTCGTTATTCTTTGCAACAGCGCTAGTTGGGATAGCACTGCTAATCGTTTACAAAGAAAAATTAGGTTTAGGTAAAGATATTCTTATAAGTGTTTTTCGGGCTGTTATCCAGTTATTTGCAGTTGGTTATTTATTAGGTTACGTCTTTGAGTTGAATAATGTTATTGTGACATTAGCACTTGTTTTAGTGATTATTTTTAATGCTTCTTTTAACGCAGGTAAGAGGAGCAAAGGGATATCAAATGCATTTAAAATCTCTTTTATTGCCATCTTTACTGCAACAGGTCTAACGTTGCTCGTTTTAATATTATCGGGTTCTGTTCTATTTATTCCTTCGCAAGTGATACCTATTACAGGAATGATCGCCAGTAATTCAATGATTGCGATCGGCATCGCTTACCGAAACTTGAATGCAAAATTTACCGATCAACGCCAGCAGGTCTTAGAGAAGTTAGCTTTAGGAGCAGATCTAAAACAGGCTTCCGTTTCAATTGTGCGTGATAGTATTCGTGCTGGAATGTCACCGACCATTGATTCAGCAAAAACAATTGGTATTGTTAGTTTACCAGGTATGATGTCCGGCTTGATGTTTGCCGGTGTGGATCCAACGCGCGCCATCAAATATCAAATCATGGTAACGTTTATGCTATTATCCACAACAAGTA